The Streptomyces sp. NBC_01463 DNA window GTGCCGGAAGAACCGCTCCCACCACTCCTCGGCCGTCGTCACACCGGTCATGGATTCCCCCTCCCCCGTGTCCATGGGAGAAGTCTCCCCCGCCTCGCCCTGACGTCTACTCCCAGCGGAAGGTACGGATCGCGGCCGCCGCCGCGAGTACGGTCCACAGCGCCATCACCCCGAGGTACGCCCAGTTCGGCCAGGCGCCGGAGGAGGCCCGGTCCAGTGCCTGGGAGGCCGCGCCGAACGGGGTGGCCTGGACGATGCGGCGCAGTGTGCCGGGCATGGTCTGCACGGGCACCCAGACGCCCGCGGTGAACATCATCACGAAGTAGACGACGGAGCCGATCGCGGCCGAGATCCTGGTGGTGCGGGAGACCGAGCAGACCAGCGCGCCCAGGGCCAGCACACAGGCGACGGCGAGCAGCAGCGCCAGGAGGTAGCCGAACGGCTGCCCGGGGAGCCGCACTCCGAAGGCGATCCGGCCGACGGCCGTGACCAGGACGGTGGAGCCGAGCGCCGCCCCGCCGTGCAGTGCGATCTGCGCGCCGAGCAGGGCGGAGGGCCGTACCGGGGTGGTCGACATGCGGCGCAGGATGCCGCGTTCGCGGTAGCCGGTCAGTACGGGCGGCATCGCCTGGAGACCGGCCATGATCATGGCGAGGAGCACCGCCACGGGTACGTACAGATCGATGACTCGGCGGCCGCCGAGTCCGTCGTCGGGGTGGCGGAAGGACGGGATCAGTCCGAGGACCGTCAGGAGCGCGGCCGGGAAGACGAGGATCCAGAACAGGCTGCCGGGTTCGCGGAGGAAGAGCCGGGCCTCGGACCTCAGGACCGCGAGCTTCGGTCCCGCGGATGCGGTGCGGGGCGCGGGGGCGGTGTTCGCTGTGGCCATCTCAGGCTGCCCGTTCTGTCAGGCCGCGCTCTTCCGCAGGGCCGGGGTGCTCGGTGAGGTCGAGGAAGGCGTCGTCGAGGGTGGCCTCGGCGACACGGAGCCGGTGCGCGGTGATGCGGAGCCTGGCCAGCACGGAGATGACGGCGTTGACGGTCTCGTCGGTGCCGTTGATGACGAGGCGCCC harbors:
- a CDS encoding ABC transporter permease codes for the protein MATANTAPAPRTASAGPKLAVLRSEARLFLREPGSLFWILVFPAALLTVLGLIPSFRHPDDGLGGRRVIDLYVPVAVLLAMIMAGLQAMPPVLTGYRERGILRRMSTTPVRPSALLGAQIALHGGAALGSTVLVTAVGRIAFGVRLPGQPFGYLLALLLAVACVLALGALVCSVSRTTRISAAIGSVVYFVMMFTAGVWVPVQTMPGTLRRIVQATPFGAASQALDRASSGAWPNWAYLGVMALWTVLAAAAAIRTFRWE